The window TTGGTTATTGTAAGATGATGGACGGATACAATACCATTCATCAACCGTCAATATGGTCTTCGGAATAGCATCATCCGTTGTCAAAAATTGATATACCATTTTTCAATGGAAGTGTGATAATTCTCTATTGGTGTTTCTTATGATGAATGGCAGTGGGCTTCATGTTGTTGTTGATGAATTCTGTTGTAGTTCGATGAGTGTCTTTCTTATGTAACAGCTCCAGCCATTATCGAACTAGTAAGCTTAATAGTTCCCCAACTAATCCACAGATAGATATATACCAGACCTTGGCTCCAAGTCTCCAACACATGAAGGAAGTTCACCAGAGTAGAAGTTTCATGTTTTCTTGCTCAACTGGGGGGGCCTGATGATTAGCGTTTTTGTTTTTGCTGCAACATGGTTCCGTTTTCTTTCTTTACatatcccctttttcttttccattcttTTTGAAACACCTGTTTTGTATTCCTTTTCTGGTAATAGGGGTGAGCAAACGGTGCATATTCAATAATTCGGTTATATGAATTCGGTAAATTCGATTATTGAATTTACAGAAATCTAAACCGCTTTCAAATTCGAATTGGAGATACCCGAATTCATTCAATTCcgaatagtgtatacactgttatgtattgttgtatatttgtattAGTATAGTCAtataaaaattaacaaatattaaaataatatattgtacattattatatattattattatcataagtACATGATGATACCATATACTAactattattaatagcatttatctatataatataataatatattagtagtatatactaatactaaacCAATTCTTTATAAACGAATTCGAAATCGGTTcttaccaaattcataatctcattacctatttcataTCATATTAGAATTTGGTGAATTCGACAAATACCGCTTTTATACTAAATTACCAAATACCTGATTTCAAATTACCAAATTGCATTTGAATTTGGGTATGAATTTGGTACGTATCGAATTTGCTCACCCTATCTGGTAATACTGAATCTGGGATTTTGAAACTCTTCCTAATAATTTGAATTATTTCCTTGCTAGGTTTCCAGAAAGCGGACAGACTATTTCTCCATATAACTTCAAACTTGTCAACGAACCGCATGTAGCCATGTAGGTGTACTATAGGTATCCTAAAAAAGTCATTTTCTAAAGCCTGTTAAAAAAGTTATTACTTGTTTATACAACTTCACATTGCAACAGCTCCAATCACCTGTAATGCACCAAACAGCCATTATCGAACTACTGTAGTAGTTTATTAGTCCCCTAACTAATCCACAGATGGATATATCGCTGACCTTGGCTCAACCTAACCACCCCAAGATATAAAGGATTTTTTTGTGTGGGTAATATAGTGCATCCGATATTCTGTCCTATCTCTTATTCCACTCCCtatcttatttttattatattatcatTTCTCCGCCATAAAtattatgttttaattttttttgttttcttcatatcaaatactccctccgtcccacttttatagtcttgttttcctttttcgtctgtcccaaattgtagtccactttcccattaaggaatgtagtaatctttcaaattgtctaaaatacccttattaaatatcttgttattaatacattgttattaaatactaactcactacattgaatacattgagcttttccaatgcactcttcgtgattagcataagggtattttagaaaattattaatctaaatttatgtttccaaccaaattaattacactttcttaatctgtgtgaaaaaaaaaccaagactaagaaaacgggacggagggagtaactGTTAACTAAGTAATACACTCATAGAGTAATTGGCCACCAAGAAAGCCTTAAAGCTCCATTTGGGTGTAGTTGGCCACCAAGTTTTAACTAACTACTTCTAGAGTAGTTGGTCATCCAGAAAGCCTTAAAGCTCTACTTTGGTGTAGGTCAAAGGTTTCAAATCTCCTGACCTACATTCTGAATCCATGATTCTTGGCTTCTTGccttagtatagagtaggaaTAGGTATAGATTAGAATCAATCATGCCcaataaaaaaaagagtaatACATAATATTTAACAAACTCGCAATATCAAAATACAcagaaaaatgagattttttaatgaattttctaCTGTATTTGTGATTTTTATTATATGTTATTGTTTTTGAGActgttgtattttttttattgtgttAGTAGTTATTTGATagtaagaaaacaagaaagaattaaaACCCACAAATCAAAATACAcagaatgagattttttatgaattttctactgtattttgtgaattttctattatatgttattatttttgagactcttgtatttatttattttttattgtgttACTAGTTACTTAATAGtaagaaaaccaaaaaagattaaaatgagatttattatatgatgtttatgATGGAGGTGGAGGAGAAAGTGGGATAAAAGATCCGTTGCGGTAATAAAGGATTTGCATAAATTAAATAGAAATAGCTCTTCTCGGCTAGCGCCACAGAATAATGTGTTTTCTTTGAATTGGGCCTAATTtgtgttttattttcttgtgcAACATGGTTCAATTTTCTTTGTTTACATGTCCTTTTTCTTTCGATTAATCTTGTACCTAGTATATGCAGTAGCGAGTATGAATGCAATCGTAAGATTAACCCCTCTCTTTTGCATATACAAGATTAAcacctctctttcttttcaatttttttaggaaactcatgttttctacttttctttttcctggtACTGATTCCAGAAATTCAACCCATTAATTCGAATTTCCTTATTAAAACAACAATGACTTGTTTATAATCAAGCATGTATTCAATAGTTATATTTGGAAGCAATTTCACACCACTGTAATCCAaatcaaatattaaatatttttaagcacaaatttcaatttcagtTTTCAAATTCTCCGACTCATCAGCAAATACACACCAAGCAATCAAACAGAAAAGCTGATACACTAATAAGCAAGATACACAGTGATCTCCAACACAGTCTCCACCCCATCTGTTGAATGTTGGTTGAGATTTGCAGGGAAGGTCTTTACAGTTGCAAGTCCCTTGGCATTTACGTACTTTCCAGTCCCACCCATGATGGCAAGATGGGACTCCGAGACAGCAGTTCTATGGACCCCAAAAAAGCTCAGGCTATCAGCATAGCTGCCACTTGCAAACATCACAGTGAAAGCCATGGTCTGGCTAGTACCGTCCTCTGAACTAGCAATGTAAAACCCTTGTGCTTTGCCTACCAAGCCTGAACCGAGCTCGTGCCCTTCCGTTAGCTCATCATCAAACACTGTCATGGTACCAAACATGAGTGACTGAAATGTAGTTCCTGTAGGGAATTGTGCAGGATTTAGGGCTGGGAAACCAAACCCTCCTCCAATTATTGAGTTTCCATTCTGCTGAACCAAATTAGGTGCAGTTCCGCTGAGGCCAGTGAGGAAGGGGATGTTGTTATTGTTGATAATTCCACTATTCGCATTGTTTACCGGGATGCCGTTATTCACGGGCAGGACTGCACCATTAGGCTTGGCAAAGGGGACTTGGCCGCCCACGGCTGGATTAGTTACCACTCCAGTTACAGCTATTGCCGAAGGGGTTGATCCGCCTAGAATGTCATGCATGAAAAAGGTCAGCATGTGATCGGGACTCTCAGCACCAACTCCACTACTTGCTACTGCAGCTGGAGCAGCAGTACCCCCGGgcgttacattaggaactggtgGGTCAACCGTATCAGTGCCTTCGGGTGGAAGTGTGGGGGCAACTACCTCCTCATCAAGGATTCTAGCTGAGGTAGCACATGTGACTGCAAGTGCTAAAATGAGGAGGGAGAGTATTGCTTTGAGCTGGATATTGTTACACTGCACGGGAGCCATGAGTTGGAGACAGGCTACAGGAAAAGTTCAGAAATGTTTGCACACCTTCTTACAGACTCGTTCTGCAGATTGGTGAAAGGATATGTTTTTGAATTGTTGGATGTATCAGGTTAGAtgggaatatatatatatggtcaTTCAAGTGCCAGAGCCAGGTAGAATGGAAATTGGAGTTGATAAGATGGATTAGGTGATTGCTAATTCCACCAATCTAGGTGTATTAGTTGGTGTTTCTAAAGCAAAATGTATTGGGTAGTTAAGTGAGCATTTTGAACCAAATTGCAGATCTTTTGGCAAAATAAATGTCCAATGCATCAATTAAGGGCACCTTATGAAGATAATACTGATCACCACAATGGCTTTCTTAGCTAATGCAGTAAAGTTACTGATCATTACCTATAAGAAGGATTTCCAGCAGAACCTCCAGCCAAATCAGCTTGTAAGCCTTACCTTGTCCGGACATGTCAATGTGATTTTAATCATTGCACTTTTTCAtgtttcacaaaaatatgcagTTATTGCTCCAGAGGCAATCCATTCATCCACACATTCTCACTTCCCTTGCACTTAAAAAGGTTTCCAGCGGTCTATAAAGAGGATAACTTGTCAGAGATCCTGCAGATAAAATTTCACTAGGCCGCAATATtctctttcatttcaaatcaaaaGTACAGTGTAAATAAGATCCTCAAAACTAAACGATAACACCGGGAGACCACTTTCAGATTGATCAAGCGATGC is drawn from Coffea arabica cultivar ET-39 chromosome 1c, Coffea Arabica ET-39 HiFi, whole genome shotgun sequence and contains these coding sequences:
- the LOC113728628 gene encoding dirigent protein 25-like, coding for MAPVQCNNIQLKAILSLLILALAVTCATSARILDEEVVAPTLPPEGTDTVDPPVPNVTPGGTAAPAAVASSGVGAESPDHMLTFFMHDILGGSTPSAIAVTGVVTNPAVGGQVPFAKPNGAVLPVNNGIPVNNANSGIINNNNIPFLTGLSGTAPNLVQQNGNSIIGGGFGFPALNPAQFPTGTTFQSLMFGTMTVFDDELTEGHELGSGLVGKAQGFYIASSEDGTSQTMAFTVMFASGSYADSLSFFGVHRTAVSESHLAIMGGTGKYVNAKGLATVKTFPANLNQHSTDGVETVLEITVYLAY